One region of Zingiber officinale cultivar Zhangliang chromosome 7B, Zo_v1.1, whole genome shotgun sequence genomic DNA includes:
- the LOC122006417 gene encoding LOB domain-containing protein 40-like, with protein MKMSCNGCRVLRKGCSDSCSIRPCLQWIRSPESQANATVFLAKFYGRAGLLNLINAGPDHLRPAIFRSLLYEACGRIVNPIYGSVGLLWSGSWQACQAAVDAVLRGAPVVPIPTETAASASAPPLKGYDIRHVSKDPAGESLHKVNALGRARFKRHGVQPAPAQPQQQHRPTAQFLSSRSHESTSSCRAAEPEPPTNESMSSAETAEAGSHVSQGEPDRSSSSTSSSEALLELTLGFKPSLDIPQSTTSRPLAASSAGFVLPPPATATS; from the exons ATGAAGATGAGCTGCAATGGCTGCCGAGTGCTGCGCAAGGGGTGTAGCGATAGCTGCAGCATCCGCCCCTGCTTGCAGTGGATCAGGAGCCCCGAGTCGCAGGCCAATGCCACCGTCTTCCTCGCCAAGTTTTACGGCCGCGCCGGCCTCCTCAACCTCATCAACGCCGGCCCCGACCACCTCCGCCCTG CGATCTTTCGGTCTCTGTTGTACGAGGCGTGCGGGCGGATCGTGAACCCGATCTACGGCTCCGTCGGGCTGCTCTGGTCCGGCAGCTGGCAAGCCTGCCAGGCGGCGGTGGATGCGGTGCTGAGGGGGGCGCCCGTGGTTCCCATCCCCACCGAGACGGCGGCCTCCGCCTCGGCGCCGCCGCTCAAGGGCTACGACATCCGCCACGTCTCCAAGGACCCCGCCGGCGAGTCACTCCACAAGGTCAACGCGCTCGGCCGCGCCCGATTCAAGCGCCACGGCGTCCAGCCTGCGCCGGCACAACCCCAGCAACAGCATCGACCGACCGCTCAGTTCCTGAGCAGCCGGAGCCACGAGTCGACCTCCAGCTGCCGCGCGGCGGAGCCCGAGCCGCCGACTAACGAGAGCATGTCGTCGGCGGAGACCGCGGAGGCGGGGTCGCACGTGAGCCAAGGCGAACCAGACCGgtcctcctcctccacctcctcctcagAGGCCCTGCTGGAGCTCACACTGGGGTTCAAACCTTCCCTCGACATCCCCCAGTCAACGACGTCTCGACCCCTAGCCGCAAGCTCCGCCGGCTTTGTCCTGCCGCCGCCGGCGACAGCCACTTCGTAA